The DNA sequence CAATTTATTCTTTGATAACCTGTTAGCTAGTAAGCTTTCCTTGAAACGTTAAAAGAATTCAAGTAAAGTTCTAAGTTGcatcattttacagtaaatagtgtctcaaaatactttttcaaGGAGATGATCAGGAGGTCATTGAAGAGGTGGAGGTAGACGCCGATGAATGAAGGTCTGGAGCTATAAGTCCCCTCCACCATCAGCTGTTTCATGGAACCCTGGTGCATCAGAAATCGCCCACTGACAACCAGAGGAACTGACTGGGTGAAGGAAGAGGTTGTGTTGAGAGTTTGCAGTCATCCGCAGGTTACACAAGAATCTAGTCAGTTATGAAGTCTAAAGAAAAATACCACTTGTTACCTTAACTTTGTCAAAATCCAGATGCATTTCCAGGCTGACCAGCTCCtcaatttgtttcatttttctaacCCCTTGGTCACACTCTGCCACGATCTGGTGAGAGCAAAACAGTGGTGGAAATGGTCATTTGAGCTTTTTACTTGTGTAGCAGTTCTTATGTTTGGGGTCATTACGCTGCAGTAGGATGAACCACTGATCAACCAGTGCGTCTACCTGTTACTTGCCTTTTTCTAACCAAAAGAATTGCAGTAAGCAAACTACTCTATGCACTAGGGCCTTGTCCTAATAATGCAACACAATTTGTTCCAACACTGATTTTGTAAGAAATCAAAGTAAGAGAACTTGACTAATTTCTGTAAAGGCTTAATCTTGTCCCATTGCTGCAGAAAAGTTAGCATTGAAGGTTAGTCACAAGACTTGCGCGGCTGAAATATTCGAAACACGGAAAATGTGGGTATTCCAAAACTTATCCAGTAAGTGTACCTCAACTACTTAACAGGGTGTGGATAAATTTACCTAGATACTTTCCAGAGTTACGCCATTTAAGATGCAAATCATCTTCATTTGCACAGCTTTTAAGCGCAGTTTACACAGCATGATTAAACAGATCTGCATATTTGAATGTAAACAGTATTACCTCATGAATGGCTTCTATTGCTTTTTCGAGATTTGAAATGGAGTCGGAGTCGGGTTCAGTCAGTTTCAGGATGTTCTGaaatgcgcgcgcacacacacactttgtaaaACTTTGTGTAAGATgctgaattattataatttttatatattattttatataatatattttttttaaaccagatgCCTACCTCCAGTAGAAGTTTAAAACGAGTAATTCTCTGGAAGGGAAGAACAAGGAATGACTTCAGGTCCCGTCTTTGACACACTGGGTCACCCTCAAGCTTCTTGAGTGAATACAGAAAGTCTCTGTTCTGCTGCCTTGAAAAAGAATAAGATGCGTGAATGAATGTGGGTTATAAAAGCCAGTGGCGTGGACCATCGGCGATGTCAAGTACAGAACAGAGACTTACAGCAGCTGGTTGACGAGGGCCTCCTGGTACATCATGTTTGTCACATATGGCACATAGAGCTTATGAAACTCTGGGCAGTGCTGCAGCACAATGTCTCCAACCTGAGTGATCAACACGCTCTCTCCCAGTCGCATTTCCAGATCCATGAGAAACCTGGAAGAAGACGCAGGAGCTCAGTATTAACATCAACACAatcagttggaaaaaaaaatatatatatatattagaggTACTGTATGTGGAGCTCTCACTTTTCACTGGCTGCCATGACGCGACGAACgttggaaaacaaaatgtgatgcTCCATTTTAGAAAGGGTCCGTTTCAGTGGCGTCGATGCATGAAAATGACCGACAGCAACTCCAAGGCTCCTCAAGTAAGACGCCTCAGAACCGATCAACTCGAACATCGACTTCAAATGAGCAAAATTAGGGTGAGCAAGACAAttacttttcccccttttggGCTGTGTTTATTCCGTCTGATTTAGTCCAAATTTAGTCCCCAAAAAGTAGTTGAAAATTGGGCTGTGTAAGGTAGAAACTTTATAAAGACGTCTTTTCAATGGCCAGAAAATGGCGGTTTTCTACCTCTCACCTTTCAACCAAATCTAGACATGGTTTAGACGAAGGCAAAGAGGTcttttcaacaatttttttaataataatttttttttgagtcgCACCGACTAACGTTTTCTGGAAAACAAGAAAGGCAAAATGTCACCAATATCCATCTGTAACATATCAAGGGGCTGTCTAGGCTGAGCATAACACCTTCAATTCAGGTTAATGCCCTTTTCTCTGAGGCTAAACTTAACAGATTTACTCAGTGATAGAACTGCTCTTCTGCAGTGTAATGAGAATTACCGTGTCACACTGCCTATGAATATATTGCTGCTACACTTCagtcatatttaatttcaaaacatcTAGCACAAGTCTCCAGGTTAAGCATCAGTAAAAGAGTTTGAAATAAGGAGCCATTCACACCTCCTGATGGCGAATCTCTCTGGTGGTCAAGCTGTTGAGCAGGCCAGAAGCCTTCACCTCGTCTAGATCTTGCCAAAGGGTACACGGAGTCACCCTGATTGGGTGAGTTGGAGGCGAGGATGATGGAGTCTCTTCATGAGGGTGTGATGGAGGGGATGTGGCCTCAGAAAGGCAAAGAGAGCTAAGATGGGACCGCAGACCCTGCAGATACTGGGGTGCTATCAGTTGGGCCAGACAGTAGTCCTGATACAGTGGGACTgaagagcaaagagagaaagatggagcaGGTACCTTCCATTGCTAACAATGCTAAACCGTCATTGGCTTACAGTGCATGAGCAGAAAGGTAAGCTTACAAATATGGATGTATTTTGACTGGAATGTCACACTGAGCTCTTCCTTCTCAACCGGCTCTCCCTCCCTGGTTTGAATAAACAGGCCATATTAACAGTATACAgatgacagaaacaaaaggtATAACGATTTACTCTTACCCCTCTTCAGTTTTATCCTGATCATctgaggaggacaaagaggagtcATCTTCAAGTCCAGGAACCGAGAACAAATTTAGCATTTTCCCCAAAGCCCATGTGCCGTTCAATGCCACCGAGCTGATGGCAGAAGAGATGTCCATGGCGTGAGAACTAGAAAAGGGACAAAGATATGTCATTGCCATACACCTTCATGAAACAAGAAATACTTCTCTGCAGAACATGTGGTCTTTACCGGCCATCCTCAGGCTGCCTCAGGGAGTCATTGCTCTCGTCGAGACCCTCAACAACCTGTGCACTGTAGTTGTCCAGAGTAGTAAGCTCTTCAGAAagctcctctcttgtctccgGGGTCGGCGTTTGTGCTTTCAAATTATTCACTAGGTGACCATTTTCAAAGTAGGAGTGTAGATTAGTGAAGGTGCTGCTGCTCAAACAACAATCGTTCTCCTCTTCGCAATCAAGTTGGGCCATAATACTAAAACTGGTCTTTTACACATAAGCTGCCACTCAAGACTTTTCTTATGTTAAAATTCTGCCCTGTGAATGTGTTAAACGACAGcagcatcctcctccacctgcctcaCTATCACTCAGGTGGAATTTATTAGCCCTCTTGAGCCTTGAACAGCAATCACACAGACCAGAATCAGGTGGGCGCTccgctctacccaggcgccacccctcgcctgtGTTGCAGaattttttcctgctgttgtaaacgcgtctgacttggacaatctcctgctgcgttcttatatgaacagcaaactccagTAAATATCCAGGCCtaattttccagagttcatatCTGGAAACTATAAGTTATTCCCATCTTCTAAAGCCAGCTTCTCATTTCACAGTAATGTAAGaccatcaaatgttttttttttttttaaataacttcatGTATCACACGGTATACAAATACTAGTTCCATTTTATTTGCAATTTAAAATTTCATAAAAGTAAATAATTCATTCTGCCTGAACATTGTTGGCATTTGACTCAAAGCCATTAAAATCCATGATAATGTGAtgtattggaaaaaaacaaacatttgacagtAACGAATGGCTATATTTTCTAACAGattgcaaaaaatgaaaacagatgctTTAAAAGGTATGAACACAAACCATGAAGATTTGACACAAAATTTGACTTTCTGAACAGGAGCGTATTCGCAATCAATACATGGCAAAGCTGTCAAGAatgatacatacagtacaagatACCTTGTGTAATACACATACTGAATTCGAAAAATGCCATCTGTGTTCAtacttcaacacacacatacatgtcgCTCACTTGATATTTCAGTGTGATGATGGCTGTAAATTTAGGGGACGTCCACTTATCTGTAAAAATGATTTGTAAACTTCATCAAATGATCAACACTACAAAACAGCTCCCACAATGTAGCTTCTCTGTCATTAGGTTCTCATTTGTAAATTAAGGGGGGcaacaaacataaaatcaaGATGAtgtcaatatatatttatttatttaaaatcgaTCAAATTGCTTCaaatatctgtgtttgtgctgaatGATCTAAAGCTCTCCAGACAGAGTGAGCTGGGCCTGGAGAGGACCAGTGATGCTTCTCCATTCGGAGATTTTACAAATGCTCCACAAATTAAACTCTTGGATAACAGTAGTTTTATGAGATATCAAAAGTGGAAAATCATAACAATGTTGAATGGCTCAAAAAACGTTCATATATTGGGCATTTGATATGTCACCGTTGGACaacaaataaagaagaaaaatcaatctATCATACCAAATCTCTAAAAACCAATGAAATGGGTGGGCACCAAAACatctgcatgcaaacacacctCACATATCTTTTTATATCCAGAAAAAAGTATGACCAGATGTCCTGTTTATTCTTGGATATTCTTCATGACAAACCAAGAGACAGCATTTCCCTGTGTTTAGACGTGCTCCCTGCTAAAAAGGGACTGAGACATCTGGATCAGTAACAAGGTATAAATAGGACAGATGCTGAGCTGGGAGGCTGGAGACTCGCGTGAGTGGTTATGAGTCTAGGTGGGCACAGTGATACTGCGGGCTAGTAGTGCCAGCAGAGCTAGCTCTACAACCCCATGGGCTTGTTCCAGTGCCTCGGCAGCCTCCCTGGCAGAAAAGCCTGCTGCCTGGATTCTCTGGATGTGCTCAGCTGGAAATTGTTCTATAAAGGGATGTGGAGAAGGGAGACGAGGGGCTGCAGATGTAGGCTGGGGAGCCTgagcaggagggggggcagaggaggacgaggtgctAGAGACTTCCCCAGGTGAGCCCACTGCCGTTGACAAAGGGCTGAGAAAAGTCTGCTCGGTCTGGAGGCTGAGAGTGTCTGGGGTGTTGGTGCCAGAGGCTTGTCCACCTGCAGCTCTTCCCTGCTGCCCCTCAGGAGGTTCCCTGATCTCCAGGTCCCCTGAAGGATCAGGAGGAGTCTCTGGCTCAGGTTGAGAAATGCTGATGACACTTGCTTCATCTATCCCACATCCATCTGCCCTACTCTCCCCAGAGCCATCTGGATGATGCGGAGGCTCTTGCTCCTCCACAGTCTCCGCTGCATCTACGCCAAGATGCTCATCCTGGCCAGAGAGGTCAGGCACAAGACACTTAGATGATCCCTcatcagacacagcagcagcatggttGGCTTTGGCATCGCTTAGTTCTGCACCGGATGTAATGGCAGTAGAGGGGGTAGGCTGGGTGTTTTCAGGTGTTGGGGTGCGTGGCTCAGTGGCCAATTCGCCGGTGTCCTGTTTGAATGGGtgagagggggagcaggaggtgCTGCGATTTTGGGACTGAGCACAGCTGTTGGTTACCAGCAGTTCATGGAGTTCCATCAGAGCGGCTGCCAGCGAGGGGATGCTGTCGGAGCTCGAGCAGCGCTCTCCTTCAGCCTGGTCCATCTCGGAGGCCACCTCGCCTTGGGAGGCAGTGGGGGACTCCATTTCAATCGAGTCAGGTTGGCTCGGAGCGCTCAGACAGGTTTCAGTGGTATTAGCTGTGTGAGACTCGATCATCTCCTGCTCCATGGGTTGAATGGGGGAAAGTTCCTCTGGCTGGGGGAGCATCGAGCTGTTCAGTACCTCAAATGGTTCAGCATCACCCTCTGTGGTTGTACAAAGTGCCTCGCCCTCTGGATACTGGGCAGACGTAGTCATGTCTGCAGGAGGGGTGTGTTTAGGGAGGATATCGTTTGAGGAACTGGGTACCCGGGACACTTCTGAATTGCTATGGACAGTTTGAGGGTGAGGATGGACCTGATGAGTTATAGAACCAACAGCCTCTGCGGGGGACGAAGGGTGACGAAGCTCCTGAAAGCCAGGTTTGACCTGGCTCTGCCCTGGTGCCGAGGCCTGCTCCATGGCGGCAGGGGCAGACAGAGACCGGTCCACGGTTTGGGACTGGCTAGAGGAAGGGctttgggagggggggttggatGAGGACATTTGGTCTAAGGTTCTGGGTAATGTAAATGGTGGGGGCTGTGGTGAGGTAGTTTGTCCATCTGCAGTGTCTATTGTACAAGAAAAACATAAGTACAGAATTAAACAGCTATTTGTGTGAATCTTGTCTGGGAACACTAGTTTGAATAATGTGCGTATTCAATAGCTAGGGaaacaacccaaaacaaaaatatcctCACTGAAAATCTTCAAATACTTGAATATCCTTTGTGCTACTTTATGCattgtgtaaacacacaaatatgtaaaaaaaaaaattagagtaCAACATCAATTAAACAATCCAGCAGCACataacagcaaaacaaaagtgaTAAAAAGCAATGGACTTAGCACCGGCAATGGACTTGTGAATTTGCAGTACCTGGTTGGTAGGGCCCTCTCCAGCTGTCTCCAAATGCATCAGTGCTGTCCTGCTTAGGGGTTAAGGCACACACCACACGCATCATGCAAAGGGACGGAGAAAGTTAGCAGTCGCACACAAGGCATGCACCAACATAATCAGCCTTTTCGCACACAAATGTGAAAAGTGTCATCCACAAAACAACTCAAGCTCCTGTACCGAGAGAGGTCGCAGACCCTCAGAACGCTCAAATGAGGCAATGACAGAAGGACATCAGAATCACTCAGTAATAAGATATTAAAGACTAAATCTGATTAATAAGCCGGTTGATGCCACAACAAGGCATCACAACTGGACGGCCTGTTTTGGTCTGGATTCCATTTGCGACCTGCAGCATTACTAAACATGGCTGGCCAATGGAAGCAATAACAAAGACTTAGTGTATCAATGGCAGTTGAAACAAATGTTAATGATAGCCTTGAAAAGCATTAATGGGaaacataataacaataataataacacgtAATACTAGCGAAAAAAGCTCCACTTTCTGCTTCTGGCCAACGGACTGACTTTTAAACCCAAGTATGGGTGGGAAATATGAATGAACTCTACCATACAAATTCATATGCCAATACTACTGACGTTTAATGAAACGTTCTCTGGGAAATTCAACAAATAAACCATTTATGGAATGCCGTTTATGTTAGAGCAAGCAATTTGACAACTTTACCGCTGCAATTTCATGTATCTTCATTACAAATAATTATTGTAAATGGAAACTAGTTATGAGACTACCAGTAAACAATCTCACAaatcagaggggaaaaaaagagactgttTGACAGCTGTCACAATTTGGTTTGGGTCCTTGGTTTGAAACCATGGGAGTTATTGAAGTTGCTTAGTTATGTTGATGATAATGTCATTAGTATGTCAACACTCTGAGTCTATTTTGAGTCAGTGTTCagtatcagtattattattgttaatataagACAGAGCTTAAAACGacagttacacaactgttcctggtctctctctctcctcttccgttcctcctctctcccccatttctgtCCACTCAACCCAACAGGTCGCGGCAGACGGCCGGCCACACCGAGTCCCGGAAATTTCTGGTATTTCTTCCTGcttaatgggattttttttctccacagttgccgagtgcttgctcattgtgggaactgttgggttttctctgtaatattgtgagatctcgacctcactatgtaaagtgccttgagatgatgtatgttgaaatttggcgctatacaaataaaattgaattgaatgtttcCATTTTAGCCCCTTGACTTCAGCCAATAGctaatttctcttctttttcttatacAGTTTATGCTCTTATTTGCACAAACACTTTCAATTTCCTGATTTCATATCATTCCAAAGCACATTTAATGTGGTGACATGAGATGGCTATGTGACGTTTCAGATGACTACATAAATGAAAGTAAGAAGCTTTAAGTGGCACATGCATATGTGGTTCTAACTAAGCTTTAAAAGGCTCAGTGACAAACAGGCTGAAGTGCAGTGATGAGAGGCAGTTTCATACCACTTTCTTGTATGGACCTCTGAAGTGCCTCTGCCAGTTCCCTGTCAGCGAGCTCATCTGGACGGGCGTCTTCACGCCCCTCTGTTCCGTATGCCAGTCGGGCACACTCCGGCAGCTCCGCCTCGGACAGGAAACGAGTTTCAGTGCCCGTGGTGCCTATTAGAAGCACGTTCTTCTTCAAGTCAATCGAACactacaaaaagagaaacaataatGAGCCtggattattttaaatttttcctttacatacacaaaaaaaaaggaaaccaatgTATAATGGAACTCATTCCAATCCAACACTGTATTGCACACAGTGATCAGACAGAAGGGCCTCACACCTGGTGTCTCTTCAGCATATCCAGGCCAAGCAGCATGTCCATCGGTTGGTCTTCCAAGATGGAGAAGGAACAAGGAAGGAAGTCCCCTTCTATCTGGACCTGAGCTAGACGAGTGCAAcaggaaaatataattttaatctACACAGAAATGTCAGGTAGAAGCTTGAATATGATACAGCTAAAGGAATAGAACTACTTCAACCTTTTACCAAGTTAGCATGCAGCCTTCTAGCAATTGCAAAACAGCTGAGCTGTTATATCTGGCATTTTGGGGGACACGTTCACATATTTTGAAGTTAATCAAGACACTTGACTTTTCTGACATCCTGCTCATGTTGATTTAAATTGGAAGCCTGTCACATTGTCACGTGTCACTGAGTCAGTGTCCGTGCTGGTAATGTGAGCGCTGTGACAAACAAAGCTACCACTTAGAATAAATGTTCTTGTCTAAGGTCACTAATAATAATCAATGTTGATGCATAATGAATGAGGTTGGGTTTCCATATCTTAAATCAAGGGCAGCATTAGAATACTGATTTTGATGTTGATTATCATAGCAACAGTTGCAGCACTTGGTTCAGCCCCagaataaattaatacatttttttcaaacaccaaCCCAAGTGAACTCTGCCAATGATCTTCTGGGTGCCCACTCCCTTAGCGATCCCGGCCCAGCGTCGGTCCACCAGCCGCATGATGTTGCAGCGCTCAGCACACGCTTGGCTCATGATGGTCATCTGAGCCCCTAAAAATAGGGAACATCAGACTCTATGAAAAGTCTAATCATAACCAAAAAAGGAATGTTAAGGTGCAAAGATCTAATGAGGTAAAGgatgatgaatgaaaagcagtaaacacagaaaaagtAATGGTGGGAGTGATATTGAGCAAATGatcagaatatatatttatatagaaaaaGTTGTAAtgttaatatattaaaaaagtacACGAGTccaacaacagtaaaacaagCAGAAAATTGTATCGATTACTGTAACATTTTTGGAATAATGGGGAAGAAGAAATATACCAGATCATCTGATACTATCTGAAACACAGTATGTTCAAAACGGGCAATGGTTGTTAAAATCCAATTTTCACGACATTGACATATAAAAGACTATATTAATAGTACCATTAAGGTTTAAATTAATGCTGATATGGATCGTACACTAATATCTATAGCGCCACAGAAACTAAACCACTGTGTGGCAAATCAACATTTTAGCAACATTGTGATTCTTGTATCTACAATATTGTATCTACACAACAGATCAGGATTTAATGTGGATTACCTGAGTCAACAAAAGCTTTCACAGGATGGCCATTGACTTTGCAGTTAATGTAGAGCATAACCACCTGTCCAAAGCTTTCTGGGGCCTCCTCCATTGCAATGGTCATGTTCTCTTCCACATTGTGCTGCCTGGAATACACGCAAATCCAAGGGTAAGACACTTAAACTTTAAAACAAGAATGAAATCATGTCGGCTATATGTAGTGAACATGTTGCTTTCCCTGAGATGCTGATTAATTTACAAAGTAAAGTCAAATTcatgaaaatgatgaatatcaTACAGCAAATGTCTGCATCAGAGTTGTTGACTGGCAAGTTAAATAGAGTATTGTGTTATGAATATCTACAAGTGATCGATGAACTCGACAGCGTTTGGACCATACCTGATTTCCTCTTCAATCTTTGCTTGGGCATCCAAATCAAACGGATCAGCCGTCAGAAGTCTGatcctctcttgctctctcttgGCTCGATCCTGCTGTTGCTCCAGCAGCACTTTGGTGAAACGTTCTGAGGACAGTTACACCGACAGACAGTTATACTAACATGGCGGATTCATATTTTAATGACAgtaaaagatgtaaaaaaaaggatacaatGGTGTATGAtggctgcttttttgtttttgtttacctAAGTCTCCGCTGAGAAGGGCCTCAGCAAGTGGTGGGTTTCGCTCCTTAAGGAGCGAAAGCTCATGTGGATTGGATAATAGCATCTGCTGGAGTAAGGCAGGGTCGTCCAGCCCCTGAGGGGAGGAGCCACGGAAGGCCATCGGCGTGGAAGATTGTGCagcacgctgctgctgctgcggagaagtagaaggagcaggagcgggagaaggagaaggtggaggaggagcagccgcCTGTTGCTGTGGCCTTATGGCACCACGCTGACTGGTTGAAGCCGAGGTGCCTGGTACTGTGATGGAACGAAAGTCGATATGGGGCAGACCTAATAGGCAGAGAGGACAAAGAGTGTGAGGTGAGATCACTGCATACAAAAACTCTGTTAAACCAGTATTCTCTAACTGTAAACTGCTCTTCCTTTACTAATACTTTCGATGACGTACCTTGATTTAGGAACCAACTCTCCCATgataccccccacccccaccctgcATGCCTTACTCTCTAACTAGAACTAGCAGCATTGCCCTAGTTTTGATGTGTATTATTTGGGTGTGAACTTACATTATAAATTGAGTCTCATTCTACGCACTACTATCAATTGCAACCTCAATAATTGTCATGTGATTTTAGCAAACACGTGCACTATTATTACCTGGAAAGGCTGGCTGAGTTGGTGGTGGCCTTCTGTCAGCTTGCCTGAGAACCACCACATCTCCATCTTTAACACCGTAGGTCCCCAAGGCACGAGTGGGGTCTTTGAGGGGTTGTTCTACATATGTGATCtggacacagaaaaacacaaagagcattTGATGAAATCAAATATACAGTTCAACGGTTTTGGCAATTCACAGAAATGGTTTGTAGATTTGGATAGCTGTCTACCCGATGAAAGACTACTTCCTTCCAAACAAGATCCACTAAAAGGTTATATTACAGCTAGCTACATGACTCTTGTGTCAGTGCATTGACATATAATCATTCTCACTTTCTGTCTCCAGCGTGCCCACAACCGCATATCATAACACACCAAACTGTACTAAGAAAGTTATTTAGATACTTTGAAAGCCTTGTTTTGGATTGCATTGTGAAGTCTGCACATGTCCCTGCCTGTACACTTTAGGGCTGCAGCAAAATAGAATATGCACCATTGATTAATATGCTGATGGATTTCTAGAAATTCCTTAAAAAATGAACCTAGGTAAGTTTTCAAAAGCACAAGGTGCGGCCTTGTTTTGTATGACCAACAATCCCAGACACAAAGACAtcatagaaaaagaagaaagacaaaaagttAACTTAGGCATTGGGAATATTGATGGGCAACGTCCAAGGAGATTCACATGGACACAGAGTGAAACCGAGAACAAAGCCGAGCAAAGACGAATTAAACACACGCATCTCTCTCATGTGCATAAAGAGaaagtaaccccccccccccacacacacacacacatcttacaTGATGTTAGAACGCGTATTATTCATGACGCTGTTGAACAAAACGTGGCTCTATGAGGCTGTGACACACTGCAACATGTCTTCACCTAATTGACGTAAAGCACAGCGACCCATTCGTGCACCACTAGAGAGCA is a window from the Scophthalmus maximus strain ysfricsl-2021 chromosome 6, ASM2237912v1, whole genome shotgun sequence genome containing:
- the si:ch73-15b2.5 gene encoding rho guanine nucleotide exchange factor 19, with product MAQLDCEEENDCCLSSSTFTNLHSYFENGHLVNNLKAQTPTPETREELSEELTTLDNYSAQVVEGLDESNDSLRQPEDGRSHAMDISSAISSVALNGTWALGKMLNLFSVPGLEDDSSLSSSDDQDKTEEGEGEPVEKEELSVTFQSKYIHIFPLYQDYCLAQLIAPQYLQGLRSHLSSLCLSEATSPPSHPHEETPSSSPPTHPIRVTPCTLWQDLDEVKASGLLNSLTTREIRHQESMFELIGSEASYLRSLGVAVGHFHASTPLKRTLSKMEHHILFSNVRRVMAASEKFLMDLEMRLGESVLITQVGDIVLQHCPEFHKLYVPYVTNMMYQEALVNQLLQQNRDFLYSLKKLEGDPVCQRRDLKSFLVLPFQRITRFKLLLENILKLTEPDSDSISNLEKAIEAIHEIVAECDQGVRKMKQIEELVSLEMHLDFDKVKSVPLVVSGRFLMHQGSMKQLMVEGTYSSRPSFIGVYLHLFNDLLIISLKKDQRFIVEDHAEFPTHVRIENLKTEVLSLPPESFLLHLSQSQTGHPTAMILVTHTRSDKETWTKLLSGQQ
- the ddi2 gene encoding protein DDI1 homolog 2 isoform X1: MSSLTGNWQRHFRGPYKKVQDSTDAFGDSWRGPYQPDTADGQTTSPQPPPFTLPRTLDQMSSSNPPSQSPSSSQSQTVDRSLSAPAAMEQASAPGQSQVKPGFQELRHPSSPAEAVGSITHQVHPHPQTVHSNSEVSRVPSSSNDILPKHTPPADMTTSAQYPEGEALCTTTEGDAEPFEVLNSSMLPQPEELSPIQPMEQEMIESHTANTTETCLSAPSQPDSIEMESPTASQGEVASEMDQAEGERCSSSDSIPSLAAALMELHELLVTNSCAQSQNRSTSCSPSHPFKQDTGELATEPRTPTPENTQPTPSTAITSGAELSDAKANHAAAVSDEGSSKCLVPDLSGQDEHLGVDAAETVEEQEPPHHPDGSGESRADGCGIDEASVISISQPEPETPPDPSGDLEIREPPEGQQGRAAGGQASGTNTPDTLSLQTEQTFLSPLSTAVGSPGEVSSTSSSSAPPPAQAPQPTSAAPRLPSPHPFIEQFPAEHIQRIQAAGFSAREAAEALEQAHGVVELALLALLARSITVPT
- the ddi2 gene encoding protein DDI1 homolog 2 isoform X2, translated to MSSLTGNWQRHFRGPYKKVDSTDAFGDSWRGPYQPDTADGQTTSPQPPPFTLPRTLDQMSSSNPPSQSPSSSQSQTVDRSLSAPAAMEQASAPGQSQVKPGFQELRHPSSPAEAVGSITHQVHPHPQTVHSNSEVSRVPSSSNDILPKHTPPADMTTSAQYPEGEALCTTTEGDAEPFEVLNSSMLPQPEELSPIQPMEQEMIESHTANTTETCLSAPSQPDSIEMESPTASQGEVASEMDQAEGERCSSSDSIPSLAAALMELHELLVTNSCAQSQNRSTSCSPSHPFKQDTGELATEPRTPTPENTQPTPSTAITSGAELSDAKANHAAAVSDEGSSKCLVPDLSGQDEHLGVDAAETVEEQEPPHHPDGSGESRADGCGIDEASVISISQPEPETPPDPSGDLEIREPPEGQQGRAAGGQASGTNTPDTLSLQTEQTFLSPLSTAVGSPGEVSSTSSSSAPPPAQAPQPTSAAPRLPSPHPFIEQFPAEHIQRIQAAGFSAREAAEALEQAHGVVELALLALLARSITVPT
- the ddi2 gene encoding protein DDI1 homolog 2 isoform X3: MLVTVFCAPRDRPETTFALDVSPELELRDFVALCELESGIPAGEIQITYVEQPLKDPTRALGTYGVKDGDVVVLRQADRRPPPTQPAFPGLPHIDFRSITVPGTSASTSQRGAIRPQQQAAAPPPPSPSPAPAPSTSPQQQQRAAQSSTPMAFRGSSPQGLDDPALLQQMLLSNPHELSLLKERNPPLAEALLSGDLERFTKVLLEQQQDRAKREQERIRLLTADPFDLDAQAKIEEEIRQHNVEENMTIAMEEAPESFGQVVMLYINCKVNGHPVKAFVDSGAQMTIMSQACAERCNIMRLVDRRWAGIAKGVGTQKIIGRVHLAQVQIEGDFLPCSFSILEDQPMDMLLGLDMLKRHQCSIDLKKNVLLIGTTGTETRFLSEAELPECARLAYGTEGREDARPDELADRELAEALQRSIQESAGQH
- the ddi2 gene encoding protein DDI1 homolog 2 isoform X4; amino-acid sequence: MLVTVFCAPRDRPETTFALDVSPELELRDFVALCELESGIPAGEIQITYVEQPLKDPTRALGTYGVKDGDVVVLRQADRRPPPTQPAFPGLPHIDFRSITVPGTSASTSQRGAIRPQQQAAAPPPPSPSPAPAPSTSPQQQQRAAQSSTPMAFRGSSPQGLDDPALLQQMLLSNPHELSLLKERNPPLAEALLSGDLERFTKVLLEQQQDRAKREQERIRLLTADPFDLDAQAKIEEEIRQHNVEENMTIAMEEAPESFGQVVMLYINCKVNGHPVKAFVDSGAQMTIMSQACAERCNIMRLVDRRWAGIAKGVGTQKIIGRVHLAQVQIEGDFLPCSFSILEDQPMDMLLGLDMLKRHQCSIDLKKNVLLIGTTGTETRFLSEAELPECARLAYGTEGREDARPDELADRELAEALQRSIQESGQH